ACACCGATGGCGGGGCCGATGGCGGCGAGGCCGTAGCCGAGAGTCGCGAGCGACCCGGTGACATCGACGTTCACAGCGGCCAGAACCGTAGTTGCGTCCACGGGGGTGTTTCCTTTCGATTGGGTGGGAGGGCGGATGCCCGCCCGCTCAGTGCTCTTCTGCTACCGCGAGCTGGATGTAGACCGCGGTGAGGATGGTGAAGACGTATGCCTGGAGGACGGCCACCAGGATCTCGAAGACCGTGAAGGCGAGGCCGAAGGCGAGCGAGCCCGCCGCCAGCACCGACCACCAGCCGCCGAGGTCCAGGAGGAAGAAGTGCGTGGCCGCGAAGAACAGGACCAGCATGAGGTGTCCGACCATCATGTTCATGAGGAGTCGGAGGGTCAGCGTGACGGGGCGCACCAGGAAGGTCGAGATGAACTCGAGCGGGGTCACGATGATGTAGAGGAACGGCGGCACACCGGCGGGGAACAGCGAGTTCTTGAAGAAGCCCTTGGGGCTCTTCTTGATGCCGGCGTAGATGAACGTCACGTAGCTGACGGCGGCCAGCAGCAGCGGCACCGCGATGATGCTCGTGCCGGCGATGTTCATGAACGGGATGATGCCCGTCAGGTTCATGAACAGGATCATGAACATCATCGTCGTGAGGATCGGCAGGAAGCGCTGGCCGTCCTTCTTGCCCAGCAGGTCTTCGGCGATGTTCACGCGGACGAAGTCCAGCCCCATCTCGACGACGCTCTGGAAGCGGCCCGGGACGACGGTCATGCGACGCGTGCCCAGCCAGAAGATCAGGACGACCGCGATCGTCGCGATGAACTGGATGATGTGGATCCGGTTGATGACCAGATCGCCGATCTGGAAAATCGCTTCCGGGAAGAATTCATCGATCGACGGGCCGTGGAACTCAGGCCCGCTCTCGGCGGTCTTGGCGATCAGGGTCGCAGCTTCAGTAAACAGCACTGGCTCCAGCTTCGGGGCATCGGTGTAACCCGAGGCAACGATGGTCGGTGAGCGTCGATGCGCAATCGCTCAGCGGGGAGGCGAGCGGGCGCAGAAAACAGCCTATCAGGACTCGCGACCGCTCCCGACCTCCGGGGCGGCGTCACTGCCCGGATCCTCCGCGTCGTCCTGTTCGGTCAGGTCGGCGGCGGTGGGCAGCGTCACATCGCTCACGTGCGGAATGCGCATGCGGGTCATGACGATGACGTCGATGACGAGGGATGCCACGACGCTGACGACCAGCGCGATGAAGAACACCGTGGGGTTCAGCCACTCCTGCCCGCGCAGGAGCATGAGCGCCACGATGAACAGCACGAACTTCAGCAGCCACCCGCCCATGACCGCCCCGAAGAAGATGGGCACGTACAGCGGGTCGCCGTACCAGCGGTTGGCGACGAGGATCGTGATGCCGGTCAGTGCCAGGAACACCGCGGCCAGCACGACGGCGACCAGCGCGCTCCACAGTCCTTCCATGCCGGCGACGGCATAGCCGACGACAGCGCCGATCACGGCGAGCAATGCCGTCGCCGCCGCGGACCACAGCAGAGTCGTCCGCAGGATGCGGTTGCTGGAGAGGCTCTGGCTGGTCATGAGGCATGTTCCTGTTCGGTGGGGGCGGACGTCCGAGCCGCGAGCGCAGCCCGCGAAGGAGTGAGGGTGACGACGAGACACGCGACCACGCCGATCGCGAGGTACACGACACCGGGCCAGTACAGGCCCGGCCAGTCCGCCGTCGTGCCGATGTACATGATGAGGACCGAGAGGCTGACGATCGTCGCCCACGCGTAGAAGATGAGGACCGCATCACGGTCGGAGTGACCCATGTCGAGCATGCGGTGGTGCAGGTGCTTGCGGTCGGGGCTGAACGGGGACTTTCCCCGCGACATCCGGCGGACGACCGCCATCCCGAAGTCCAGCAGCGGCAGCAGCACCACGACGAGGGGCAGCAGGATCGGGATGAACGCGCCCAGCAGCTGCGAGCGGCCGAACACGTCGTTGTCGCCCAGCGCGCCCGGGTCCAGCTGCCCGGTCAGCGTGATCGCCGAAGTGGCCATGAGCAGCCCCAGCATGAGCGCACCGGAGTCTCCCATGAACAGTCGCGCAGGGTTCCAGTTCATCGGCAGGAAGCCGATGCAGACCCCGACCAGCACGATGGCGATGAACGATGCGCGGTTCGAGTAGCTGTCGATGCCCGCGTCACGGGCGACCAGATAGGTGTAGACGAAGAAGACGGCGTTGGTGATCAGGCAGACGCCCGCGACGAGCCCATCGAGTCCGTCGATGAAGTTGACCGCGTTCATGACGATCACGATCGCGAACACCGAGAGCGTGAAGCTCTGCCAGCTCGACAGCAGCAGCTGGCCGCCGAAGGGGATCGCGAAGATCTGAATGCCCCCGAAACCCACGACGATGCCGGCCACCAGGAACTGCGCCCCCAGCTTGATCAGCCAGTCCAGGTCCCACAGGTCGTCGGCGACCCCGATCAGCACGATCAGCAGCGCAGCGGCGTAGATGGACCACATCACCTGCGGGTCCTGCCAGATGATGGCGAAATACGGCACCTGCGACGATAGGGCGAACATCCCGCTGAATCCGAGGAACATCGCGACCCCGCCCAGGCGCGGCGTCGGGTTCTTGTGCACATCCCGTTCCCGGATGCCGGGGTAGAGCTTGTAGCGCATGCTCACGCGCCACACGATCCAGGTCAGGACGAATGTCAGCGCGCCGGTGAGGATGACGGTGAAGATGTAGTGCTTCACGCGTCGTCACCGGGCTCGTCCGGCTCCGCTTCGAGCAGATCCCCGAGGACCCCCCGCAGCGCCGCACGATCGACCGCTCCTTCGCGAAGCACCCGCACCGGTCGCTCGGTGTCGCCGACCAGACCGGTCGCGTCGATGATGGTGGACGCCACACCCGTGCTGGCGGGTCCCCCGTCGAGGTACACGGACACACGGTCCCGGAGCATGTCGAGCGCTTCGTGGACGGCCACGGCAGCGGGCTTGCCCGTCAGGTTGGCGCTGGACACGGCGAGCGGCCCGCACTCCTCGAGCAGTTCGAGGGCGATGCGCTCGGCCGGCATCCGCACCGCGACGGTGCCGGCGGTGTCGCCGAGATCCCACGACAGCGACGGCTGCGCGGGCAGCACGATCGTGAGCCCACCCGGCCAGAACTCCTCGACCAGCCGCTCCACCGCTTCAGGAACCTCGGCCACCAGGGCGCGCATCGTCGTGATGCCGGCCACGAGAACCGGAGGCGGCGACTGTCGCCCGCGTCCCTTCGCCTCCAGCAGCCGAGTCACCGCGCTCGCGTTGAACGCGTCGGCGGCGATGCCGTACACCGTGTCGGTCGGCACGACGACCAGCTCGCCGCGGCCGATCGCCTGGCGGGCGGCCCGCATGGCGGGGAGCAGCTGCTCGCTGTCGCGGCAATCGAAGACGGGAGACATATCCGCAACATTCTACGGTCGGGGCGCTGGGAGACCGCGAGCGTCAGGGGCGGAGGACCGTCGTCGCGCGGTCGCGCGTGGTCAGGTCGGGGTGCGTCGCGGCGGCACGCCAGCCGTCGGCGGTCAGGAGCGCACGGATCGGCGCGCCCTGCCACTCGCCGTGCTCGAGGATCAGCGTCCCGCCGGGATGCAGCAGCCGCAGCGCGACGCCCGACAGCGTCCGGACGACGTCGAGCCCGTCCGCGCCGCCGTACAGGGCAGCCGGCGGGTCCCAGTGCCGTACCTCGGGATCGCGTGGGATCGCGTCGTCGGGCACGTACGGCGGGTTGGAGACCACGACCGAGACGGTGCCGTCGAGTTCTGTGAACGCGTGGGCGAGGTCGATGAAGGCGAGGCGCGCGTTGCCGGCGTCCACTTCGGCGAAGTTCTCCTTCGCCCAGACGAACGCGTCCACCGAGTTCTCGGCCGCGTGGATCTGCGCGTGCGGCACCTCGGTGGCCATCGCGAGCGCGATCGCGCCCGAACCGGTTCCGAGATCGACGCCGATCGGCGCCGGCGAAGGCGTGGCGCGCAGAGCGTCGACGGCGAGCTGGGCGACCATCTCGGTCTCAGGGCGCGGCACGAACACGCCGGGACCGACGCGCAGCTCGAGATGGCGGAACGCCGCACGGCCCGTGATGTGCTGCAGCGGCTCGCGCGATGCGCGACGCGCGATCAGTGTCTGGAGGCTTTCGGCAACGGCATCCATCACCACGTCGCCGCGCATCGCGGCGGCAGCCAGCTCGCCGCGACCGACGCCCAGGACGTGCGCGGCCAGCAGCTCGGCGTCGGCGTCGGGAGAGGGCACGCCGGCGGCGGCGAGCGTCGCGGCGGCGGTGCGGATGAGATCGGTCAACGGCAGCGCGGCCGGATCTGCGGTGGAGGTCATGGGCGCGCACCAGCATAGTCGTGACGATTCGTCATATTGGCCGTGACGACACCGCATCCCCGTACGCTGGGGCGGACACCTCCGCACCGCCCGAGCGGACCCGACACGTACGAAAGGCACGCCATGCCCGGCATCCACTCCGACATCACGAGCGCATTCGGCAACACCCCGCTCGTTCGCCTCAACCGACTCTCCGAAGGCCTCGCGGGCACCGTGATCGCCAAGCTGGAGTACTTCAACCCCGGCTCCAGCGTGAAGGACCGCATCGGTGTGGCGATCGTCGACGCCGCCGAGGCAGCGGGTGCGCTGAGCGCCGGCGGCACCATCGTCGAGGGCACGAGCGGCAACACCGGCATCGCCCTGGCCCTGGTCGGCGCGGCGCGCGGCTACAAGGTCATTCTGACGATGCCGTCGTCGATGTCGGTCGAGCGCCGCCAGCTACTGAAGCGCTTCGGTGCCGAGATCGTCCTCACCGACCCGGCCGGCGGCATGAAGGCCGCCGTCGCCAAGGCGCAGGAGATCGTCGCCGAGACTCCCGGCGCGATCCTGGCCAGCCAGTTCGAGAACGCCGCCAACCCGGCCATCCACCGGTCCACAACCGCCGAGGAGATCTGGCGCGACACCGACGGCGCCGTCGACGTCTTCATCGCCGGTATCGGCACGGGCGGCACCATCACCGGTGTCGGCCAGGTGCTCAAGGAGCGCAAGCCCGACGTCAAGGTCATCGCCGTCGAGCCGACGGCGTCGCCCCTGCTGTCGCAGGGCACGCCCGGGCCGGCGAAGATCCAGGGCATCGGCCCGAACTTCGTCCCCCCGATCCTCGACACGAGCGTGTACGACGAGGTCGTCACCGTCGAGTTCGACGACGCGATCGCCACCGCGCGCGACCTCGCCGCGCGGGAGGGCATCCTCGCCGGCATCTCCGCCGGTGCGGCCGTGTGGGCGGCGCTGCAGGTGGCTGCGCGCTCCGAGAGCGAGGGCAAGAACATCGTCGTGATCGTGCCGGACACCGGCGAGCGCTACCTGTCGACCGCGCTGTTCGAGGACCTGCGCGAGGACTGATTCTGCACGCGATACCGGGCGGCGCTGCTTCGGCGGCCCGCCCGGTACGCTGTCTCCGAGGAGCACCATGACCCGCATCGGCCCGATTGCCCGCATCCGTGAAGACGTCGCGGCGGCGAAGCTGCGCGACCCGGCCGCCCGAAGCGGCGTCGAGATCGCGGTGCTGTACTCGGGGCTGCACGCGATCTGGTCGTACCGGCTGGCCCACGCGCTGTGGGTGCACGGCATCCGGTTCCCGGCGCGCGCGATCTCACAGGTGACGCGCTGGATCACCGGCATCGAGATCCACCCGGGCGCGACCATCGGTCGCCGCTTCTTCATCGACCACGGCATGGGCGTCGTCATCGGCGAGACCGCCGAGGTCGGCGACGACGTCATGCTCTACCACGGGGTCACGCTCGGCGGACGGACCCGCGATGGCGGCAAGCGGCATCCCACCCTCGAAGACGGCGTCGCCGTCGGCGCGGGCGCGAAGATCCTCGGTCCGATCACGATCGGTGCAGGCTCGGTCGTCGGCGCGAACGCCGTCGTGACCAAGGACGCCCCCGCCGACTCGGTGCTCGTCGGCGTTCCGGCCAAGCCTCGCCGTCGCACCGAGAACCTCGACACCCGCGCGCTGCTGACGGCGCCCGAGTACTACATCTGACGCCGACGCGGCTTGCGTTTCGCGGCCGGGCCTCGTCCCACCGGCGATTCAACAGTCAGTTCGGCACAGTCTCGCACCACAACACTGTGCTCGAGCGACTGCTGAGCGCCCGGGTGCCCGCCCGCCGGGGCGCAGCGGGTCACGCCGCTCGGCGGTCGGCGACCTTCTTCTTGAGGAACAGCGGCGGCAGCAGCCAGGTGGCGAGCGCCGTCACGAGCCACACGATCACCGGCGCGAGGATCCACGCCAGCGGCTCCGAGATGCCCAGCCCGGCGCCGGGGATGAGCACGACGATCAGCAGGGCGACGAACGTCGAGATGATCCCGATGCCGCCGAGCATGGCCGAGGCGTGCCGGCGGGTGATCTTGAACACCCAGGGCGCCAGCACGCTCTGGATGACGGCGAAGATGACGACCGCGAGCACGAAGCCCCACCAGTCGCTCCAGTCGATGTGGAAGCCGGGCAGGATCAGGTCGGCGGCGATGAGGCCGAGAGCCGCGGAGACGACGAAGATCAGCGCGCGGATCAAGAAGGTGATCATGCGTTGACGCTATCGCCGAACAGCGTATACACGTCGCAGGCACCACACGTCATCATCATTCTTGCAATCCGGTGTGGAACAGCGTCAAAGTGACGGCCGTCCTCGAGGAAGCGGAGTTGATGGGATGGACGCACTTGGGCGCTGGCGATCAGGACGGCGTTGGTCCTTCTTGGTGTGACCGACTTGCTTGCACCGATGGCCACAGCCGCCGAACAGCGCACCAGCTCACACGATGAGTTCCCATCGGACGTCACCGCCCGGGAAGACGATGCAGCGGCGCCGTCGAAGGCACCGAACGGGCCTCAGCGCTGATCCCGGCTCTGCCGTGAGGTTTCTCGTCGAGGAGTCTCCTGCGGGCGGCTGAGTCCGTAACAAGGTCGCAGCGCACGAGCGAGGTCGGAGTCGCGTCCTACATCCGGTTCAGACGGCCTCGGACCCGACCGCGGCCAGCTGCGCCTCTTCGTCGGCAGCGATCGCCGACTGGACGATCGGCTCGAGCGCACCGTCCATGACCTGGTCGAGGTTGTACGCCTTGTAGCCGGTGCGGTGATCGGCGATGCGGTTCTCGGGGAAGTTGTACGTGCGGATCCGTTCGGAGCGGTCCATGCCGCGGATCTGCGAGCGGCGGGCGTCGGAGGCGGCGGCATCCCGCTCCTCCTGCTGCCGCGCCAGGATGCGGGCACGCAGCACGCGCATGCCGGCTTCGCGGTTCTGGAGCTGTGACTTCTCGTTCTGCATCGACACGACGATGCCCGTCGGCACGTGCGTGATGCGTACGGCCGAGTCGGTCGTGTTGACCGACTGTCCGCCGGGGCCGGATGACCGGTAGACGTCGATCTTCAGATCGTTCTGGTCGATCTGCACCTCTTCGGGCTCGTCGACCTCGGGGAACACGAGCACGCCGGTCGTCGAGGTGTGGATGCGTCCCTGCGACTCGGTGGCAGGAACCCGCTGCACGCGGTGCACGCCGCCCTCGTACTTCAGGTGCGCCCACACGCCCTGCGCCGGATCGGTCGAAGAACCCTTGATCGCGACCTGGACGTCCTTGTAGCCGCCCAGATCGGACTCGTTGCGCTCGAGCATCTCGGTCTTCCACCCCTTCGAGGCGGCGTACTGCAGGTACATGCGCAGCAGGTCGGCGGCGAACAGAGCCGATTCGGCGCCGCCCTCCCCCGCCTTGATCTCCATGATCACGTCGCGGGCGTCGTCCGGGTCGCGTGGGATCAGCAGACGCCGCAGCTTCTCCTGCGCCTCGGCGACCCCGGTCTCGAGAGCCGGGATCTCGTCGGCGAACGCGTCGTCCTCCTTGGCCAGCTCCCGGGCGGCGCTCAGGTCATCGGATGCCGTGACCCACGCGTCGTAGGCCGCGACGATCCTCGAGAGCTCGGCGTAGCGTCGGTTCACACGCTTGGCGCGCGCGGCATCCGCGTGCACAGCCGGGTCGGAGAGCTCCTCCTGAACCGCCCTGTGCTCCGCGATCAGCCCCTGGACCGACTCGAACACCGTCGCTCCGCTCAGCGGATGCTGTTCTCGTGACCGTGGCTGTGTCCGCCACCGTGGGTGTCACGGGCCGGCGCCGGCATCGACTTCTGCATCTGCACGAGGAACTCGACGTTCGACTGCGTCTCCTTGAGCTTGCCGAGCACGACCTCGAGGGCCTGCTGCGGGTCGAGACCCGCGAGGGCGCGACGCAGCTTCCACGTGATCTTGACCTCGTCACTGGACAACAGCATCTCTTCGCGGCGGGTGGACGACGCGTTGACGTCGACGGCCGGGAAGATGCGCTTGTCGGCGAGCTGACGGCTCAGGCGCAGCTCGCTGTTGCCGGTGCCCTTGAACTCCTCGAAGATGACGTCGTCCATCTTCGAGCCGGTCTCCACGAGCGCAGTCGCGAGGATCGTGAGCGATCCGCCGTTCTCGATGTTGCGCGCGGCGCCGAAGAAGCGCTTGGGCGGGTACAGCGCCGACGCGTCGACACCGCCGGTGAGTACACGGCCGCTGGTCGGAGCCGAGATGTTGTAGGCCCGGCCCAGCCGCGTGATCGAGTCGAGCAGCACGACGACGTCGCGGCCGAGCTCGACGAGGCGCTTGGCGCGCTCGATGGCCAGCTCGGCGACGGTGGTGTGGTCTTCAGCAGGGCGATCGAAGGTCGAGGCGATGACCTCGCCCTTGACCGTGCGCTGCATGTCGGTGACCTCTTCGGGGCGCTCGTCGACGAGAACGACCATGAGGTGGACCTCGGGGTTGTTCGTCGCGATGGCGTTCGCGATCTGCTGCAGCACGATCGTCTTGCCGGCCTTGGGCGGCGCGACGATCAGGCCGCGCTGTCCCTTGCCGATCGGTGCGACCAGGTCGATGATGCGCTGTGTGAGCTTCTCGGGGGCGGTCTCCAGGCGCAGACGCTCCTGCGGGTACAGCGGCGTGAGATTGCCGAACTCGACGCGGGTGGCGGCATCGTCGACCGACAGGCCGTTGATCGCGTCGACCTTGACGAGCGCGTTGTACTTCTGGCGGCTGGACTGCTCGCCCTCGCGCGGCTGCTTGATCGCGCCGACGACGGCGTCGCCCTTGCGCAGGTTGTACTTCTTCACCTGGCCGAGCGAGACGTAGACGTCGCTCGTGCCGGGCAGGTAGCCGGTCGTGCGGACGAACGCGTAGTTGTCGAGGACATCGAGGATGCCGGCGATCGGGATCAGGACGTCGTCCTCGCCGATCTCGGGCTCGAACTCGTCGGCCACGCCGCCCGGACCGCGACGCTTGTTGCGCTGGCGGTTGTTGCGGCTCTGGTTCTGGTTGTCGTCGTCGGCGTCGGACTGCTTGTCGTCGTTCTGGGCGCCGCCCTGGTTGCCGTTCTGGGCGTTGCCGGTGCCGCCGCTGCGGTTGCGGTTGCGGTTTCGGTTTCGGCTGCGCGAGCGGCCGGAGCCCTCATCGGACTGGCTGTCGCCGTCGGCGTTCGCGTCGGCGGAGCCGGCGTCCGTCGTGTCGGCCGAGCCGGCATCGGCCGGCTTGGCGTCGGACTCCGCGGCGTCGGACGAGCCGGCGCCGTCGCCTGCCTCCGCGGTGGCGGCCTCTTCGGCGGCCTTCGCGGCAGCGGTCGACTTGGTGCTCGCGCGGCGGTTGCGGGGCGCACGAGCCGGCTTCTCGGCCGGTGCGTCGTCGGTCGTGGTCTCCGCGGCGGACGCCTCGGCGTCGGCGGGCTGCGCTGCGTCGGTCGCCGTGGGCGTCTCGGCGTCGGCGGGCTGCGCGACGTCGGTGGCCGCGGACGCTTCAGCGGCGGACGCGTCGCCCTCGGCCGGCTGCGCGGCCTCGGCGGCGGGCGCCTCGGCGGGAACATCGCTGCTCTTGGCACGGCGCGGTGCGCGCTTGCGCGGGGCCCGAGCCGGCTTCTCGTCGGCGACGGGCGCCTCGGCGGCGGGCTGGTCGGCGTCGGCGACCGGCGCTTCGGTGGCAGCGGGCTCCGCGCCGGCGGTCTCGTCCGCAACCGGCGCCTCGGCGGCGGATGCCTCGGCCGGCTCGTCGGCGACGACCTCAGCAGCGGACGCGTCCTCGGCGTCCGCGGGTGCTGCGGCAGCGGCATCCGGAGTCTGCTCGGTCACCGTGTCGGTGTTCGGCTGCGCGGCTGCGTCGTCTGCAGTGGCGTCTTCGATGTTCTGGATCTCGGAGATGGACTCCACGAGTGCTCCTTTGTCAACGGTGGAAAGTTCTTGTACCGCATGAAGGCCCTGTCCACGACAGGTACCGACCGTCCCGGCGCGCACAGCCACGGGAGAGGCATGTGCTGCAACGGGGGGTTATGCGATGGTTCGCAGATCTGCGACGGAGGTCAGATTCACGAGTAGCCCGTGGAACCCTCCGTATAGTCCCTCACTGTACCACCCCGTACGTCGACGGCGAGCATGAGGGCCTCCCACGGAGTGTCCGTGACGCGGGTGGCGAGCTCGGCGGCGGCGAGCCGCTTGCCCGGCCCGTCGGCGAGCACGAGGACGCTGGGACCCGCCCCCGAGACCACCGCCGCGAACCCTTCGGCACGCAGCGACTGAACGAGCCTGTCGGTCTCGGGCATGGCCTGCGCCCGATAGGACTGGTGCAGCTTGTCCTCGGTCGCGGCCATGAGCAGCTCGGGGCTCTGGGTGAGCGCCGCGATCAGCAGCGCCGACCGCGAGACGTTGAAGACGGCATCCTCCCGCGTCACCTGCAGCGGCGCCAGCTCGCGGGCCGCGGAGGTCGACATCGTGAAGCCCGGCACGAACACCAGCGGCGAGACGCCGCGGTGCACGAGCAGCTTCTTGGACTGCGGGCCGTCCGGCTCCATCCAGGCGATGGTCAGCCCGCCGAACAGCGCGGGGGCGACGTTGTCGGGGTGCCCCTCGAGCTCGGTCGCGAGGCGCAGCAGCATCGACGGGCCGAGTTCGACGTCGCCGGCCAGCAGGCCCTTCGCAGCCAGCAGCCCGGCGACGACGGCCGCGCCCGACGAGCCCATGCCGCGGCCGTGCGGGATCGTGTTGTGGGCGGAGAGGTGGATGCCGGGCATCTGCCGCCCGCACGACTCGAAGGCGTAGGCGATCGCGCGCACCACCAGATGCGAGGCATCGGTGGGGACTTCGCCCTCGCCCTCCCCCGTCACCGTGATCTCGACGCGGCGGTCGGGCAACGTCGTCACCGTCAGCTCGTCGTACACGCTCAGGGCGAGCCCCAGCGTGTCGAAGCCGGGCCCGAGGTTCGCGCTCGTGGCCGGCACGCGCACCGCGACCGCGCGGCCGGGTGCGATCAGCGACGCCGCCGTCATGCGCGGGCGGCGGCCAGGTCGAGCACGGCGGCCACCTCGCTCGTGGTCGCGTCGACGACGACGGGCTCGACCTGCGAGCCGTCGGCGTTGCGCAGCGCCCACTGCGGGTCCTTGAGCCCGTGGCCGGTGACCGTCAGCACGACCTTGGCGCCGGCGGGGATGACCCCGGCTTCGGCACGGTCGAGCAGACCTGCGACGCTGATCGCCGAGGCGGGCTCGACGAAGACGCCGACGGTGGATGCCAGGAGTTTCTGCGCCGCGAGGATGCGCTCATCGTCGATCGCGCCGAACCATCCGTCGGTCGCGTCGCGGGCTTCGAGGGCGAGTTCCCACGAGGCGGGGTTGCCGATGCGGATCGCGCTGGCGACTGTCTCGGGATTCTTGACGACCTCGCCGCGCACCAGCGGCGCCGAGCCCTCGGCCTGGAAGCCGAACATGCGCGGCACGCGCGTGGCCACGCCGCGGGCGGCCTCTTCGCGGTACCCGCGCGAGTACGCGGTGTAGTTGCCCGCGTTTCCGACCGGGATGAAGTGGAAGTCGGGTGCGTCACCGAGCTGCGAGACCACCTCGTAGGCCGCGGTCTTCTGCCCCTCGATGCGGTCGGGGTTGACCGAGTTCACCAGGTGCACGGGGTAGTTGTCGGCGAGTTCACGGGCGATCTCGAGGCAGTCGTCGAAGTTGCCGCGGATCTGGATCAGCGTGCCGCCGTGAGCGACCGCCTGGCTGAGCTTGCCCATCGCGATCTTGCCCTCGGGCACCAGCACCGCGGCGGTGATGCCGGCGTGCGAGGCGTACGCGGCGGCCGAGGCGGAGGTGTTGCCGGTCGAGGCGCAGATGACGGCCTTGGCGCCGTGCTCGACGGCGCGCGAGAGCGCGACGGTCATGCCGCGGTCCTTGAACGAGCCGGTCGGGTTCATTCCCTCGAATTTCACGTGCACGTCCGCACCGGTGATCTCCGACAGCGACCGCGCCGGAATGAGCGGTGTACCGCCCTCGCCGAGCGTCACGATCGTCGAGGCGTCGGTCACCCCGAGCCGGTCGGCGAACTCCCGCAGGACTCCCTGCCACACATGTGCCATTTCAGTCTCCTTCCACCCGCAGTACCGACACGACACGGTCGACGACGCCGCTGGCGGCGAGTCGGTCGACGGTGTCGCCGAGGTTCTGCTCCAATGCCGTGTGCGTGCCGATCACGAGACGTGCGGCACCCGGCTTTCCATTGCCTTCGCTGATGACGGTCTGCTCGACGGTCGCGATCGAGACGCTGCCGTCGCTGAGGATGCCGGCGACCGTGGCGAGCACGCCGGGCCGGTCGCTGACTTCGAGCGTGATCTGGTAGCGGGTCTGCACGCGGCCGACCGGCAGGATCGGCAGGTTCGCGCGGGTGGACTCGCCCACCCCGGTGCCGCCGGCGATGTGCCGCCGGGCGGCCGAGACGACGTCGCCGAGTACGGCGGACGCGGTCTGGATGCCGCCGGCCCCGGCCCCGTAGAACATGAGGTCGCCCGCGGCTTCGGCCTGCACGAAGACGGCGTTGTTGGCGCCGCGCACGTTCGCCAGGGGATGCTCGCGCGGCACCAGCGCGGGGTACACCCGCACCGAGATCGCCTCGCCGTCGCCGTCTGCGACCCGCTCGCACACGGCGAGCAGTTTGATGACGTAGCCCGCACCACGGGCGGCGGCGATGGTCTGCGCGTCGATCGCGGTGATGCCCTCGC
This DNA window, taken from Microbacterium invictum, encodes the following:
- the prfA gene encoding peptide chain release factor 1, with amino-acid sequence MFESVQGLIAEHRAVQEELSDPAVHADAARAKRVNRRYAELSRIVAAYDAWVTASDDLSAARELAKEDDAFADEIPALETGVAEAQEKLRRLLIPRDPDDARDVIMEIKAGEGGAESALFAADLLRMYLQYAASKGWKTEMLERNESDLGGYKDVQVAIKGSSTDPAQGVWAHLKYEGGVHRVQRVPATESQGRIHTSTTGVLVFPEVDEPEEVQIDQNDLKIDVYRSSGPGGQSVNTTDSAVRITHVPTGIVVSMQNEKSQLQNREAGMRVLRARILARQQEERDAAASDARRSQIRGMDRSERIRTYNFPENRIADHRTGYKAYNLDQVMDGALEPIVQSAIAADEEAQLAAVGSEAV
- a CDS encoding MraY family glycosyltransferase; its protein translation is MKHYIFTVILTGALTFVLTWIVWRVSMRYKLYPGIRERDVHKNPTPRLGGVAMFLGFSGMFALSSQVPYFAIIWQDPQVMWSIYAAALLIVLIGVADDLWDLDWLIKLGAQFLVAGIVVGFGGIQIFAIPFGGQLLLSSWQSFTLSVFAIVIVMNAVNFIDGLDGLVAGVCLITNAVFFVYTYLVARDAGIDSYSNRASFIAIVLVGVCIGFLPMNWNPARLFMGDSGALMLGLLMATSAITLTGQLDPGALGDNDVFGRSQLLGAFIPILLPLVVVLLPLLDFGMAVVRRMSRGKSPFSPDRKHLHHRMLDMGHSDRDAVLIFYAWATIVSLSVLIMYIGTTADWPGLYWPGVVYLAIGVVACLVVTLTPSRAALAARTSAPTEQEHAS
- a CDS encoding L-threonylcarbamoyladenylate synthase; this encodes MSPVFDCRDSEQLLPAMRAARQAIGRGELVVVPTDTVYGIAADAFNASAVTRLLEAKGRGRQSPPPVLVAGITTMRALVAEVPEAVERLVEEFWPGGLTIVLPAQPSLSWDLGDTAGTVAVRMPAERIALELLEECGPLAVSSANLTGKPAAVAVHEALDMLRDRVSVYLDGGPASTGVASTIIDATGLVGDTERPVRVLREGAVDRAALRGVLGDLLEAEPDEPGDDA
- the prmC gene encoding peptide chain release factor N(5)-glutamine methyltransferase: MTSTADPAALPLTDLIRTAAATLAAAGVPSPDADAELLAAHVLGVGRGELAAAAMRGDVVMDAVAESLQTLIARRASREPLQHITGRAAFRHLELRVGPGVFVPRPETEMVAQLAVDALRATPSPAPIGVDLGTGSGAIALAMATEVPHAQIHAAENSVDAFVWAKENFAEVDAGNARLAFIDLAHAFTELDGTVSVVVSNPPYVPDDAIPRDPEVRHWDPPAALYGGADGLDVVRTLSGVALRLLHPGGTLILEHGEWQGAPIRALLTADGWRAAATHPDLTTRDRATTVLRP
- the epsC gene encoding serine O-acetyltransferase EpsC encodes the protein MTRIGPIARIREDVAAAKLRDPAARSGVEIAVLYSGLHAIWSYRLAHALWVHGIRFPARAISQVTRWITGIEIHPGATIGRRFFIDHGMGVVIGETAEVGDDVMLYHGVTLGGRTRDGGKRHPTLEDGVAVGAGAKILGPITIGAGSVVGANAVVTKDAPADSVLVGVPAKPRRRTENLDTRALLTAPEYYI
- a CDS encoding phage holin family protein — translated: MITFLIRALIFVVSAALGLIAADLILPGFHIDWSDWWGFVLAVVIFAVIQSVLAPWVFKITRRHASAMLGGIGIISTFVALLIVVLIPGAGLGISEPLAWILAPVIVWLVTALATWLLPPLFLKKKVADRRAA
- the atpB gene encoding F0F1 ATP synthase subunit A, whose translation is MLFTEAATLIAKTAESGPEFHGPSIDEFFPEAIFQIGDLVINRIHIIQFIATIAVVLIFWLGTRRMTVVPGRFQSVVEMGLDFVRVNIAEDLLGKKDGQRFLPILTTMMFMILFMNLTGIIPFMNIAGTSIIAVPLLLAAVSYVTFIYAGIKKSPKGFFKNSLFPAGVPPFLYIIVTPLEFISTFLVRPVTLTLRLLMNMMVGHLMLVLFFAATHFFLLDLGGWWSVLAAGSLAFGLAFTVFEILVAVLQAYVFTILTAVYIQLAVAEEH
- the cysK gene encoding cysteine synthase A; amino-acid sequence: MPGIHSDITSAFGNTPLVRLNRLSEGLAGTVIAKLEYFNPGSSVKDRIGVAIVDAAEAAGALSAGGTIVEGTSGNTGIALALVGAARGYKVILTMPSSMSVERRQLLKRFGAEIVLTDPAGGMKAAVAKAQEIVAETPGAILASQFENAANPAIHRSTTAEEIWRDTDGAVDVFIAGIGTGGTITGVGQVLKERKPDVKVIAVEPTASPLLSQGTPGPAKIQGIGPNFVPPILDTSVYDEVVTVEFDDAIATARDLAAREGILAGISAGAAVWAALQVAARSESEGKNIVVIVPDTGERYLSTALFEDLRED